A segment of the Streptomyces sp. NBC_00376 genome:
GCGGAGCCCGTGGAGTAGCGAGCGGCTGTGGGGAGGCCGGCCAGTTGTCGGTGCGACTGATCGTCAGGACGTTCAGCGAACTCTGCATCACCGTCGGAGCCCTGATCGTGCTCTTTGTGGTGTACGTGCTGTTCTGGACCGGGGTGAAGGCGGCCGACGCGACCGAGGGGCAGATCGACGCCCTGCACAGCCGGTGGGCGCAGGGACCGGTGTCCGCATCCGCGCCGCAGTCCTCCCCGGCGCCGGGGAAGCCGAAGGCGCCGAAGGAGTCCCCCGCCCCTGCCGCGTACCGGGACGGCAAGCCGTTCGCGATGATGTACATACCCCGCTTCGGCAAGGGCTGGGAGTGGCCCGTCCTGGAGAACACCGAGGTCAGAACCTTGCAGAAGGGTCTCGGTCATTACTCGGGGACCGCCCGCCTCGGCGCGACGGGCAATTTCGCGGTGGCCGGACACCGCCGTACGTACGGGGACCCGTTCAAGGACTTCCCGAAGCTGCGTCCGGGCGACGCGGTGGTGCTGACCGACGGGACGACGTGGTTCACGTACCGCGTCGACAAACGGCCCTACCGGACCGTGCCGAGCGACATCGGGGTCATCGACCCGGTTCCCCGCAAGTCCGGCTTCGACGGGCCCGGCCGCTATCTGACGCTGACCACCTGCGACCCCGAGTGGGGCAGCAGCCACCGGCTGATCGCCTGGGCCCACCTCGATGCCACCCGGCCCGTGTCCGAAGGCAAGCTGGCAGCTTTCCACAGCTGACCCACGCTTCTGCCCCAGCCCTTTAGTCTGGTCTCGTACCGAATGGAGGGGACAACATGTACGGCTGGATCTGGCGGCATCTGCCGGGCAACGCATGGGTGCGTGCGCTCATCTCGCTCGTGTTGGCACTGGCCGTTGTCTACGTGCTTTTCCAGTACGTCTTCCCCTGGGCGGAGCCGCTGCTTCCGTTCGGTGACGTGACGGTCGACGGCTCGACCGGGACGGAGGGCGGCCAGTGAGTGCCCGCATTCTCGTCGTGGACAACTACGACAGCTTTGTCTTCAACCTCGTCCAGTACCTCTATCAGCTCGGCGCCGAATGCGAGGTGCTGCGCAACGACGAGGTGACCACGGCACACGCCCAGGACGGCTTCGACGGCGTCCTGCTGTCGCCCGGTCCCGGCACCCCGGAGCAGGCGGGCGTCTGCGTCGAGATGGTGCGCCACTGCGCGGCGACGGGCGTTCCGGTCTTCGGGGTCTGCCTGGGGATGCAGTCGATGGCGGTGGCGTACGGCGGCGTGGTGGACCGTGCCCCGGAGCTGCTGCACGGCAAGACCTCGCCGGTGACCCATGAGGGCGTGGGGGTCTTCGCCGGCCTGCCGTCCCCCTTCACCGCGACCCGCTACCACTCGCTGGCGGCCGAACCGGACACCGTCCCGGCGGAGTTGGAGGTGACGGCGCGGACTGCCGACGGGATCATCATGGGGCTGCGCCACCGTGACCTGCCGGTGGAGGGCGTGCAGTTCCATCCGGAGTCGGTGCTGACCGAGCACGGGCATCTGATGCTGGCCAACTGGCTGGCGCAGTGCGGCGACACGGGAGCCGTCGCGAGGTCGGCGGGGCTCGCGCCGGTGGTGGGCAAGGCCGTCGCGTGACCGAGCTCCGCCCCGAGCACGACGCCGATCAGGACGGCCCGTACGAGCAAGGGGCGTACGGGGCCGCAGGCGCGTTCGAGGCGGCGGTCGACCGGCTGGCGGACCCGTTGAACGATCCGCTGCCGCACTCCTCGCCGTGGTTCAGGGCAGGGAGTGGCCCGGACGGGGCGGCCGAGGCACCGGTGGCGGGGCAAGGACAGCACCGCGCCCCGGACTTGCCGGCGCAGACGCAGCCGGGGGCGTCCCAGTCACAGGCGGTATACGGGGCGCAGGGGCGCCAGGGTGCTCCGCAGGAGTGGTACGACCCCGAGGGGTTCGAACGGGACTGGTACGGGCAGCAGGCGGCCGTACCGACGCCGGCACCGGCACCCATGCCGACCCCCATACCGGCGTCCATGCCGACGCCCATGCCGGGTCCTGTTCCGGAGCAGTCTGTTCCGGAACAGTTGACGCAGCCTCTCGCCGTTCCCTTCCCGGTCCATGACGAGACGATCGGTCTGCGGACGGCCGACACCCGCCGCCCGGCCGGCCGCGTGACGCCGACCCGGCGGCCGGGTCCGGGTCCGGGGCCGGATGCTGACCCGTCCCCGGACTTCGATCTCGCGAGCGACGCGGATCGCTTCGAAGACCCCACGACAGACCCCGCGACAGACCCCTCGTCGGACCCTGCCCGGGACTCCGACGCCTCCGCTGCGGAGCCGCGCACCGGAGGCCGTGCCGAGCGCCGTCGCGCCGCCAAGGGGCGGGGCCGCCGCCGTACCGATCAGCGGCCGGAGGCCGTGGCGACGGCCGCCACACAGGCCGACAAGCCGATGTCGCGCGTGGAGGCACGGCGTGCGGCACGTGCGGCCAAGGACAGCCCGGCCGTGGTGGCCAGCCGCGTCACCGGTGAGCTGTTCATCACGCTCGGCGTGCTGATGCTGTTGTTCGTCACCTATCAGCTGTGGTGGACGAATGTGCGGGCCGATCAGTACGCAGGCAAGGAGACGCACAAGATCCAGGACGACTGGGCGAAGGGCGACCGCAACCCCGGCGTGTTCGAAGCGGGGCAGGGGTTCGCCATCATCCACATCCCCAAGCTGGATGTGGTCGCTCCGATCGCCGAGGGCATCAGCAAGGAGAAGGTCCTCGACCGGGGCATGGTCGGCCACTACAGCGAGGGCACGCTCCGCACCGCGATGCCTTCGGCCAAGCGAGGCAACTTCGCCCTCGCCGGTCACCGGAACACGCACGGCGAGCCGTTCCGCTACATCAACCGGCTGAGCCCCGGCGACCTGATCGTGGTTGAGACGCAGGACGCGTACTACACCTACGAGACGGCCAGGACGCTGCCGCAGACATCGCCGTCCAACATCTCGGTGATCGATCCGGTGCCGCGCGGTTCCGGGTTCGACGGGCCCGGTCGGTACATCACTCTGACGACCTGTACGCCGGAATTCACGAGTACGTACCGTTTGATCGTCTGGGGCAAGATGGTCGACGAACGACCGCGCAGCGAGGGGAAGCCCGACGCGCTCGTGGGCTGAATCATCATCACGACAGGGGACGGGTGCGGTGACAGCGAGGACCGAGCACGAAGAGCGAACCGGTGAGTCCGCGCCCCCGCCCCGGCGCAGGGGCCGCCATCCCGTCGCGACCGCGGTCAGCTTCTTCGGTGAACTCCTGATCACCGCGGGCCTGGTGCTCGGCCTCTTCGTCGTCTACTCCCTCTGGTGGACGAACGTGCTCGCCGACCGCGAGGCCACCAAGCAGGGACACACCGTCCGCGACCGCTGGGCGGGCGGACCGGGCGCGCTGGACACGAAGGACGGCATCGGCTTCCTGCACGTCCCGTCGATGAAGAACGGCGAGGTGCTGGTCAAGAAGGGCACCGACACCGAGAACCTCAACAACGGCATCGCGGGCTACTACACGGACCCGGTGAAGTCGGCTCTCCCGTGGGACGAGAAGGGCAACTTCACCCTGGCCGCCCACCGCGACGGGCACGGCGCCAAGTTCCACAACATCGACAAGGTGAAGACCGGGGACGCGGTCGTCTTCGAGACCAGGGACACCTGGTACGTCTACAAGGTCTTCGAGGAGCTTCCCGAGACGTCGAAGTACAACGTCGACGTGTTGCAGGCGGTCCCGAAGGGCTCGGGTGCGAAGAAGCCCGGCCGCTACATCACGCTGACGACCTGCACGCCGGTCTACACGTCGAAGTACCGCTACATCGTGTGGGGCGAGCTGGTGCGTACGGAGAAGGTGGACAAGGACCGTACGAAGCCGGCGGAGCTGCGCCGCTGACCGGATGTCCCGCCGCAGACCTCGGCGGACGCCCGACAGGCATGCAACGGGCGCACGGCGGACCACGTCCCCGGCGCGGACGCCCGACGACCATGACGAAGGGCCCCGGCCGCCATACGGCGGCCGGGGCCCTTCGTCATGGTGTGTCCGGGTCAGCCTCGTCTGCCGGACGGGCCGCCGAAGATGTTTCCGTCTCCGCCGCCCGGCATGGTCTGGACGTTGACCGCGCTGTTCTTGTCGACCTGCTGGCCCGAGTTGGGCTGGAAGCCGACGATCCTCGCCTTGTCGTCATTCGGCCCCTGCACCTGGCCGAGCTGCAGACCCGCTGCGGCGAGCAGGGCCTTCGCCTCACCGAGCGTCTTGCCCTGGAGATCGGGAACCGAGGTCTGCTCCGGCTGCTGCGGGCCCTTGGAGACCGTCAGCACGATCTGGGCGGTCAGCGGCTGCGCCGAGTCGGGGAGTGGTGTCTGGCTGATCACCTGGTTCGCCGGCTTCTCCGAATCGACGTCGGTCCTGGAGATGTTGGTGAAGCCCAGGCCGTTGAGCTGGGCCACGGCGGCGTTGTAGTCCCGGTCGGCGACGTTGGGCACCTTCTGGGTGGCCTGCTTGGCGACCGTGATCGTGACTTCGGAGTTCTTCTCGGCCTTCGAGTTGCCGTCGGGGTTCTGCTTGATGACCGTGCCCGCGGTCTTCTCGGACTCGACCGCGGTGACGTTCACCGTGAAGCCCTTGGCCTCCAGCTCCTTGCGGGCCGTCGCCTCGGTCTTCTCCACGACGTCCGGGACATCGACCTTCGGCGCCCCGGTGGAGACGACGACCGTGACGGTGTCGTTCTTCGCCATCTGCTCGTCGGGCGTCGGGGTCTGGCTGCAGATCTTGCCCTTGGGCTGCTCCTCGCACGGTTCGCGCGAGCCGATCTTCAGGACGATCTCGGCGTTCTCTGCGAGTTTCTCCGCTTCCTTCACCGTCGAGCCGACCATGTTCGGCGCATCGAACTTGTCGCCGCCGCTGTTGCGGTCGCTGAACACCGCCTGGCCGATCAGGATCGCGCCGATCAGCACCAGGACACCCGCGACGATCAGCAGGATCGTCGAGGTGTTGCTCTTCTTCTGGCGGCGGCGGTCCGGGCGGTCGTCGTAGCCGTAGCCGCCGTCGTCCGGGTTGACCGGGGGCAGCATGGACGTGGGCGCGCCGTTCTGGTCCGCGGCGCGCAGCGCGGTGGTCGGCTGGTCGTTGCCGTATCCGCCGTAACCGGCCGCACCCATCGCCGCGGTGGCGGCGACCGGCTGGCCGTCGAGGCACGCCTCGATGTCGGCGCGCATCTCGTCGGCCGACTGGTAGCGGTAGTCGGGGTCCTTGACCAGGGCCTTCAACACGATCGCGTCCATCTCGGGCGTGATCTCGGGGTCGAAGTTGCTGGGCTTCTGCGGCTCTTCCCGTACGTGCTGGTAGGCGACCGCGACCGGTGAGTCACCGATGAAGGGCGGCCGTACCGTCAGCAGCTCGTAGAGCAGACAGCCGGTCGAGTAGAGGTCGGAGCGTGCGTCGACCTGCTCGCCCTTGGCCTGCTCCGGGGAGAGGTACTGGGCGGTGCCGATGACGGCGGCGGTCTGGGTCATCGTCATTCCGGAGTCGCCCATGGCGCGGGCGATGCCGAAGTCCATGACCTTGACCTGGCCGGTGCGCGTCAGCATGACGTTCGCCGGCTTGATGTCGCGGTGGACGATGCCGGCGCGGTGCGAGTACTCCAGCGCCTGGAGGATGCCGACGGTCATTTCGAGGGTGCGCTCGGGCAGCAGCTTGCGGCCGGAGTGCAGGAGCTCTCTGAGCGTCGACCCGTCGACGTACTCCATCACGATGTACGGGATGGAGACCCCGTCGACGTAGTCCTCGCCGGTGTCGTAGACGGCGACGATCGCCGGGTGGTTGAGCGAGGCGGCGGACTGGGCCTCACGGCGGAACCGGGCCTGGAAGGACGGATCGCGGGCCAGATCGGCCCGGAGCGTCTTCACGGCTACGGTGCGGCCGAGCCGGGTGTCGTGTGCGAGGTAGACCTCGGCCATGCCACCACGGCCGAGCACCGAGCCCAGCTCGTACCGGCCGCCGAGGCGACGCGGCTCTTCCATAACAGTTCCAGCCCTCTCCGTCAGTCCCGACCGCACCGGTGTGTGGTCCGGCGGTGTGCTGCTCGCGCATACGCTACCGGCCGCGCACTACCTGATCGGCCCGGAGTCCGGACCTGATACCTGACCGGTATCCCGATGTGCAGGTAGGGCACCCGATGTGATGGGCATCACTTCTTGCTGTCGATGACCGCCTTCATCACGTCCCGTGCGATCGGGGCGGCCAGGCCGCCACCGGAGATGTCGTCGCGGTTGGCCTGGCTGTCCTCGACGACCACGGCGACGGCGACCGGGGAGCCGCTGTCGGTCTTGGCGTACGAGATGAACCAGGCGTACGGGTTCTCACTGTTGTTCAGGCCGTGCTGCGCGGTACCGGTCTTGCCGCCGACGGTGACGCCATCGATGAGGGCGTTGGTTCCCGTGCCGTTCTTGACGACGGTCTCCATCATCTGCTGGAGCTTCTGCGCGTTCTCACCCGAGAGGGGCTGGCTGAACTGCTCCTTCTCGTGGGTGTAGATCGTGTCCAGGTTGGGGGCCTGGCGCTCGGCGACCATGTACGGCTGCATCAGCTTGCCGTCGTTGGCCACGGCTGCGGCGACCATGGCCATCTGGAGCGGGGTCGCGCGGTTGGACGCCTGGCCGATGCCGGCCATGGCGTTCTGAGGACGGTTGTCCTTGGGGTAGACGCTGGCGTCGGCGCGGACCGGGGTGAAGATTTCCTTGTTGAAGCCGAACTTGCCGGCTTCGTCGATCATCTTCTGGTTGCCGAGATCGTCGCTGATCTTGCCGAAGACGGTGTTGCAGGACCACCGCAGCGCTTCCCGGAGCGTGGCGTTCTCGCAGGGGATGTTGCCCTCGTTCGCCAGGTTGCCGGTGGTCAGCGGGAGCCGCCAGGGCAGCGGGGACTTGGTGGGCTCGTCGATGCCGGTGTACAGCCCGTTCTCCAGGGCCGCGGCGGCGGTGACGACCTTGAAGGTCGAGCCGGGCGGGTAGGTCTCGCGCAATGCCCGGTTGAGCATCGGCTTGTTCTTGTCCTTCAGGAGCTGCTGCCGGGCCTTGCTGTCCTTGTCGGAGTTGCCCGCGAAGACCGACGGGTCGTACGACGGGGTGCTCACCAGAGCCAGGATGGCGCCGGTCTGCGGGTCGAGCGCGGCCACGGCGCCCTTCTTCTTGCCGAGCCCCTTGAACGCGGCCTTCTGCGCGGCGCCGTTCAGGGTGGTGACGACGTTGCCACCCTGCTGCTTGTCGTTGGTGAACATCGAGAGGGTGCGGTCGAAGAAGAGCTGGTCGTCGTTGCCCGTGAGGATGCCGTCCTCCAGGCTCTCCAGCTGCGAGGCGTCGAAGGCCTGCGAGGAGTATCCGGTGACGGGCGCCCACATGGGGCCGTTCTTCCAGACCCGCTTGTACTTGAAGTCGCTGCCCTTGGTCTCGACGGACCCGGTGACGGGGTTGCCGTCGACGATGATGTTGCCGCGCTCGTGGGCGTAGCGCTCGATGCGGACGCGACGGTTCTCGTCGCGGCTGTTCAGTTCGTCGGCGCGGACGTACTGGAGGTAGTTGGTCCGTACGAGCAGGGCGAGGATGAGGATTCCGCAGAAGATCGCGATCCGGCGCAGGGGCTTGTTCACGGTCGGACCACCTGGGTCATCTCGGCGTCGGGGGACGGTGCGGGCGCAGGTGCGGGACGGCGGGCGGTGTCGCTGATCCGGATCAGGATGGCGATCAGTGCCCAGTTGGCCAACACGGACGAACCGCCGTACGCGAGGAACGGCATGGTCATACCGCTGAGCGGGATGAGCCCCATGACACCGCCGGCGACCACGAAGATCTGGATCGCGAAGGCTCCGGACAGCCCGATGGCGAGCAGCTTGCCGAAGGGGTCACGGGCGGCGAGCGCGGTGCGTACGCCCCGCTCGATGATGAGACCGTAGATCAGCAGGATGGCCATCATTCCGGCCAGCCCCAGTTCCTCGCCGACGGTGGCGAGGATGAAGTCGGCGTTGGCGGCGAAGCCGATCAGGTCGGAGTGGCCCTGGCCCCAGCCGGTGCCCAGCGTGCCGCCCGAACCGAACGACATGATGGCGTTGGAGATCTGCTCGCAGGCGCCATTGGTCGTGTAGCAGGAGAACGGGTCCTTCCAGGCGCTCACACGGGCCTGGACATGAGACTCGAAGGACGCCACACCCACCGCGCCCGCCGCGGACATCAGCAGACCGAAGACGATCCAGCTGGTCCGCTCGGTGGCGACGTACAGCATCACGACGAAGAGGCCGAAGAACAGCAGCGAGGTGCCGAGGTCCGTCTCGAAGACCAGGATCAGGATCGACAGGGCCCAGATGGTGATGATCGGTCCGAGGTCGCGTCCGCGCGGCAGGTACAGACCCATGAAGCGGCGGCTGGCCAGCGCCAGTGCGTCACGCTTCACCATGAGATAGCCGGAGAAGAACACCGCGATCAGGATCTTGGCGAACTCTCCTGGCTGGATCGAGAGAGGGCCAAGGCTGATCCAGATCTTCGCGCCGTTCACTGCGGGGAAGAACACCGGCAGGATCAGCAGGACCAGCGCAACGGCCATCGAGATGTAGGTGTAGCGCTGGAGGATGCGATGGTCCTTGAGGATCACCAACACGGCGACGAAGAAGGCGACACCGATCGCCGAGTACAGCAGCTGCTTGGGGGCGTCGGGACTGTATGACCCATACAGGGTCTCCGCACGCTGGATCAGCCGTTCCGACTGGTCCAGCCGCCAGATCAGCACCAGCCCCAGGCCGTTGAGCAAGGTGGCGAGCGGGAGCAGCAGCGGGTCCGCGTACGGCGCGAACTTGCGCACCACGAGGTGGGCGACGCCGCCGAGGAGGATGAGTCCCGCGCCGTATCCGAACATGCCGGACGGGAGCTTGCCGTCGATGGCGAGCCCGACATTGGCGTAGGCGAACACCGAGATGGCGATGGCGAAGGCCATCATCATCAGCTCGGTGTTGCGACGGCTCGGTGCGTCGATCGCGCCGATCGTGGTCGTGTTGGTGACAACGCTCATGGTGCTGAAGGCCCCCTACGGCTTACTGCTTACCGCACTGCGGGACCAGCTTTTTCTCTTCCTCCGAGAGGCTGGGACCAGGAGTGGGAGTTTTGGTCGGCTTGGTCTTGGCGGCATCGGACGTCTTGGCGCCACTGGATGTCTTGGCGGCGTCCGTACCCGGTGCCTGGCCCTCGTCGGCGCTGGCCTTCTCGGCGGCACGTCGTTCGGCGTTCTTCTTGCAGGCGGACGCCTGGACGGAGAGTTCCTCGATCTTCGCGCGGGCGGCGTTGAGGTCGCCCTCGGGGATGGTCGCCTCGACCTTCTTGCGCTGGTAGACCGGGAGGTACTTGAGTTCGATCTCGGGGTGGTCCTTCTCGACCTTCGAGAGCGAGACCCAGGCCAGGTCCTGGTTGATGCCGCGGAACAGCGTGACGTGTTCGTTCTTCGCGCCGATGTAGAACTGGTTCTGGGTCCAGCGGTAGCCGCCGTAGAGGCCGCCGCCGACGACGGCGAGCGCCAGCACGGTGTACAGGGACCTCTTCAGCCACTTACGGCCGCCGCCGGGCTTCACGAAGTCCTCGTCGGTGTACGCGTCGAAGGAGCCGTCGGGCATCCCGCCGTAGCCGCCGTCGACAGCGTCGCCGCTTCCGGGCGGGCCGAAACCTCCCGGGGGCGGTGGTACGGGGCGGCCTAGGCCGGCCGCCCGTCCGGCGGGGGTCTGCATGGCGGCCGTGCTCTCGGCGTCGCTCATCTGCGCCGCCTGGTTCTCGGCGACCGCGCCGACGATGACCGGGGTGTCGTTGAACTGTGCGGCCAGGGTGTCGTTGCTGTCGACGTCGAGGACGTCGGCGACGATGCAGGTGATGTTGTCGGGGCCGCCGCCGCGCAGGGCGAGCTGGATCAGCTCCTGGATGGTCTCCTGCGGACCCTGGTAGCTGGCGAGCGTCTCTTCCATCGTCTGGTGCGAGACGACGCCGGACAGGCCGTCGGAACAGATCAGATAGCGGTCGCCGACCCGGACCTCACGGATGGAGAGATCGGGTTCGACGTGGTCGCCACTGCCCAGTGCCCGCATCAGCAGGGCGCGCTGCGGGTGGGTGGTCGCCTCTTCCTCGGTGATCCGGCCCTCGTCGACGAGCCGCTGCACCCAGGTGTGGTCCTGGGTGATCTGGGTGAGCACGCCGTCGCGCAGCAGGTACGCGCGGGAGTCGCCGACGTGGACGAGGCCGAGGCGCTGGCCGGTCCAGAGCAGGGCGGTGAGCGTGGTGCCCATGCCCTCCAGCTGGGGGTCCTCCTCGACCATCATGCGCAGTTGGTCGTTGGCCCGCTGGACCGCGGTACCGAGCGAGGTGAGGATGTCCGAGCCCGGGACGTCGTCGTCGAGCTGGACGAGCGTGGAGATCACCTCGGAGCTGGCGACCTCGCCGGCTGCCTGGCCACCCATGCCGTCGGCGATGGCGAGAAGGCGTGGGCCGGCGTAGCCGGAGTCCTCGTTGCCCTCCCGGATCATGCCCTTGTGCGATCCGGCGGCGAAGCGCAAGGAAAGACTCATGCGCACCTCGCCCGTCGGCTCGGGGTACAGCCGGTCTCGAGCCACACTGCCCACCCTCCGGTCGGGAGCCGGGCGGGGTCCGTTGCCCGGACTGCCGCGGCTCGCTCGCTCCGCTCGCTCATTGTCGTATTACTTCCGCAGCTCGATGACGGTCTTGCCGATCCGGATCGGCGCGCCCAGCGGAACGGGTGTCGGGGTGGTGAGTCGGGTCCGGTCGAGATACGTGCCGTTGGTGGACCCGAGATCCTCGACGATCCACTGGCCGTCACGGTCGGGGTAGATCCTGGCATGCCTGCTGGACGCGTAGTCGTCGTCCAGCACGATCGTTGAATCGTGCGCCCGGCCCAGGGTGATGGTCTGCCCCTGGAGCGCCACCGTGGTGCCGGTGAGGCTGCCCTCGGAGACGACCAGCTTTGTGGGTGCCCCCCGGCGCTGGCGGCCCGGCGGCTGCTGGCGTTGCTGCGGCGGCGCCGCAGCATTCTGGCGTGCCTGTGGAGGCCGCGCGTCGTTCGCAGTGCGGCGTGAGCCGCGCTGCGTGACACGCGTTCCGAACAGGTCACTACGAATGACCTGGACGGCCACGATCACGAACAGCCACAGAACAGCCAGGAAACCTAGCCGCATGACCGTCAGGGTCAGCTCTGACATTGCCCCCGCTTCACCCTTCGGCTTG
Coding sequences within it:
- a CDS encoding class E sortase, with translation MPAQTQPGASQSQAVYGAQGRQGAPQEWYDPEGFERDWYGQQAAVPTPAPAPMPTPIPASMPTPMPGPVPEQSVPEQLTQPLAVPFPVHDETIGLRTADTRRPAGRVTPTRRPGPGPGPDADPSPDFDLASDADRFEDPTTDPATDPSSDPARDSDASAAEPRTGGRAERRRAAKGRGRRRTDQRPEAVATAATQADKPMSRVEARRAARAAKDSPAVVASRVTGELFITLGVLMLLFVTYQLWWTNVRADQYAGKETHKIQDDWAKGDRNPGVFEAGQGFAIIHIPKLDVVAPIAEGISKEKVLDRGMVGHYSEGTLRTAMPSAKRGNFALAGHRNTHGEPFRYINRLSPGDLIVVETQDAYYTYETARTLPQTSPSNISVIDPVPRGSGFDGPGRYITLTTCTPEFTSTYRLIVWGKMVDERPRSEGKPDALVG
- a CDS encoding aminodeoxychorismate/anthranilate synthase component II, whose amino-acid sequence is MSARILVVDNYDSFVFNLVQYLYQLGAECEVLRNDEVTTAHAQDGFDGVLLSPGPGTPEQAGVCVEMVRHCAATGVPVFGVCLGMQSMAVAYGGVVDRAPELLHGKTSPVTHEGVGVFAGLPSPFTATRYHSLAAEPDTVPAELEVTARTADGIIMGLRHRDLPVEGVQFHPESVLTEHGHLMLANWLAQCGDTGAVARSAGLAPVVGKAVA
- a CDS encoding FHA domain-containing protein FhaB/FipA; protein product: MSELTLTVMRLGFLAVLWLFVIVAVQVIRSDLFGTRVTQRGSRRTANDARPPQARQNAAAPPQQRQQPPGRQRRGAPTKLVVSEGSLTGTTVALQGQTITLGRAHDSTIVLDDDYASSRHARIYPDRDGQWIVEDLGSTNGTYLDRTRLTTPTPVPLGAPIRIGKTVIELRK
- a CDS encoding class E sortase, producing the protein MSVRLIVRTFSELCITVGALIVLFVVYVLFWTGVKAADATEGQIDALHSRWAQGPVSASAPQSSPAPGKPKAPKESPAPAAYRDGKPFAMMYIPRFGKGWEWPVLENTEVRTLQKGLGHYSGTARLGATGNFAVAGHRRTYGDPFKDFPKLRPGDAVVLTDGTTWFTYRVDKRPYRTVPSDIGVIDPVPRKSGFDGPGRYLTLTTCDPEWGSSHRLIAWAHLDATRPVSEGKLAAFHS
- a CDS encoding FtsW/RodA/SpoVE family cell cycle protein, whose amino-acid sequence is MSVVTNTTTIGAIDAPSRRNTELMMMAFAIAISVFAYANVGLAIDGKLPSGMFGYGAGLILLGGVAHLVVRKFAPYADPLLLPLATLLNGLGLVLIWRLDQSERLIQRAETLYGSYSPDAPKQLLYSAIGVAFFVAVLVILKDHRILQRYTYISMAVALVLLILPVFFPAVNGAKIWISLGPLSIQPGEFAKILIAVFFSGYLMVKRDALALASRRFMGLYLPRGRDLGPIITIWALSILILVFETDLGTSLLFFGLFVVMLYVATERTSWIVFGLLMSAAGAVGVASFESHVQARVSAWKDPFSCYTTNGACEQISNAIMSFGSGGTLGTGWGQGHSDLIGFAANADFILATVGEELGLAGMMAILLIYGLIIERGVRTALAARDPFGKLLAIGLSGAFAIQIFVVAGGVMGLIPLSGMTMPFLAYGGSSVLANWALIAILIRISDTARRPAPAPAPSPDAEMTQVVRP
- a CDS encoding class E sortase, with protein sequence MTARTEHEERTGESAPPPRRRGRHPVATAVSFFGELLITAGLVLGLFVVYSLWWTNVLADREATKQGHTVRDRWAGGPGALDTKDGIGFLHVPSMKNGEVLVKKGTDTENLNNGIAGYYTDPVKSALPWDEKGNFTLAAHRDGHGAKFHNIDKVKTGDAVVFETRDTWYVYKVFEELPETSKYNVDVLQAVPKGSGAKKPGRYITLTTCTPVYTSKYRYIVWGELVRTEKVDKDRTKPAELRR
- a CDS encoding penicillin-binding transpeptidase domain-containing protein, translated to MNKPLRRIAIFCGILILALLVRTNYLQYVRADELNSRDENRRVRIERYAHERGNIIVDGNPVTGSVETKGSDFKYKRVWKNGPMWAPVTGYSSQAFDASQLESLEDGILTGNDDQLFFDRTLSMFTNDKQQGGNVVTTLNGAAQKAAFKGLGKKKGAVAALDPQTGAILALVSTPSYDPSVFAGNSDKDSKARQQLLKDKNKPMLNRALRETYPPGSTFKVVTAAAALENGLYTGIDEPTKSPLPWRLPLTTGNLANEGNIPCENATLREALRWSCNTVFGKISDDLGNQKMIDEAGKFGFNKEIFTPVRADASVYPKDNRPQNAMAGIGQASNRATPLQMAMVAAAVANDGKLMQPYMVAERQAPNLDTIYTHEKEQFSQPLSGENAQKLQQMMETVVKNGTGTNALIDGVTVGGKTGTAQHGLNNSENPYAWFISYAKTDSGSPVAVAVVVEDSQANRDDISGGGLAAPIARDVMKAVIDSKK
- the pknB gene encoding Stk1 family PASTA domain-containing Ser/Thr kinase, which produces MEEPRRLGGRYELGSVLGRGGMAEVYLAHDTRLGRTVAVKTLRADLARDPSFQARFRREAQSAASLNHPAIVAVYDTGEDYVDGVSIPYIVMEYVDGSTLRELLHSGRKLLPERTLEMTVGILQALEYSHRAGIVHRDIKPANVMLTRTGQVKVMDFGIARAMGDSGMTMTQTAAVIGTAQYLSPEQAKGEQVDARSDLYSTGCLLYELLTVRPPFIGDSPVAVAYQHVREEPQKPSNFDPEITPEMDAIVLKALVKDPDYRYQSADEMRADIEACLDGQPVAATAAMGAAGYGGYGNDQPTTALRAADQNGAPTSMLPPVNPDDGGYGYDDRPDRRRQKKSNTSTILLIVAGVLVLIGAILIGQAVFSDRNSGGDKFDAPNMVGSTVKEAEKLAENAEIVLKIGSREPCEEQPKGKICSQTPTPDEQMAKNDTVTVVVSTGAPKVDVPDVVEKTEATARKELEAKGFTVNVTAVESEKTAGTVIKQNPDGNSKAEKNSEVTITVAKQATQKVPNVADRDYNAAVAQLNGLGFTNISRTDVDSEKPANQVISQTPLPDSAQPLTAQIVLTVSKGPQQPEQTSVPDLQGKTLGEAKALLAAAGLQLGQVQGPNDDKARIVGFQPNSGQQVDKNSAVNVQTMPGGGDGNIFGGPSGRRG
- a CDS encoding Stp1/IreP family PP2C-type Ser/Thr phosphatase; translation: MSLSLRFAAGSHKGMIREGNEDSGYAGPRLLAIADGMGGQAAGEVASSEVISTLVQLDDDVPGSDILTSLGTAVQRANDQLRMMVEEDPQLEGMGTTLTALLWTGQRLGLVHVGDSRAYLLRDGVLTQITQDHTWVQRLVDEGRITEEEATTHPQRALLMRALGSGDHVEPDLSIREVRVGDRYLICSDGLSGVVSHQTMEETLASYQGPQETIQELIQLALRGGGPDNITCIVADVLDVDSNDTLAAQFNDTPVIVGAVAENQAAQMSDAESTAAMQTPAGRAAGLGRPVPPPPGGFGPPGSGDAVDGGYGGMPDGSFDAYTDEDFVKPGGGRKWLKRSLYTVLALAVVGGGLYGGYRWTQNQFYIGAKNEHVTLFRGINQDLAWVSLSKVEKDHPEIELKYLPVYQRKKVEATIPEGDLNAARAKIEELSVQASACKKNAERRAAEKASADEGQAPGTDAAKTSSGAKTSDAAKTKPTKTPTPGPSLSEEEKKLVPQCGKQ